In Nymphaea colorata isolate Beijing-Zhang1983 chromosome 5, ASM883128v2, whole genome shotgun sequence, one genomic interval encodes:
- the LOC116254617 gene encoding small heat shock protein, chloroplastic-like yields MSISSVKVSIPLFSGRNSATYPHLRTTNLRPLAMGADSRDSLDHLHGVSKQHQRHHQPPSSGLWDRFPAARAVQQMMEAMERMPEDPFGYPPSFRDDGYRRGRTPWEIRESEEEFRMRFDMPGMTKEDVKVWVEEKMLVVKAEKMTTKKKINEQRREEEEGQEAEAEEGKWPAKSYGRYSSRIALPDNAQVEKIKADVKDGVLYITIPKTRIASRIFGIKVQ; encoded by the exons ATGAGCATCAGCAGTGTAAAAGTCTCTATTCCCCTCTTCTCCGGAAGGAATTCGGCAACCTACCCACATCTTCGAACCACCAACTTGAGGCCGTTGGCTATGGGCGCAGACAGCAGGGATAGCCTGGATCACCTGCACGGAGTGAGCAAGCAGCACCAAAGGCACCACCAGCCTCCGTCTTCAG GGCTATGGGATCGGTTCCCGGCGGCAAGGGCCGTGCAGCAGATGATGGAGGCGATGGAGAGGATGCCCGAGGACCCTTTTGGCTACCCGCCATCCTTCAGGGACGACGGGTACAGGCGGGGAAGGACGCCATGGGAAATCAGGGAGTCTGAGGAGGAGTTCAGGATGAGGTTCGACATGCCTGGGATGACCAAAGAAGACGTGAAGGTGTGGGTGGAGGAGAAGATGTTGGTGGTCAAAGCGGAGAAAATGACTACgaagaagaagataaatgaACAAAGacgggaggaagaagaagggcagGAAGCGGAGGCGGAGGAGGGAAAATGGCCGGCCAAGAGCTACGGTAGGTACAGCAGCAGGATTGCTCTGCCTGACAACGCGCAGGTGGAGAAGATAAAGGCTGACGTGAAAGATGGGGTGCTTTACATTACCATCCCCAAAACTAGAATCGCCAGTAGAATCTTTGGTATCAAAGTGCAGTAA